A stretch of Dietzia lutea DNA encodes these proteins:
- the uvrB gene encoding excinuclease ABC subunit UvrB: protein MAFATEIPDDGIPADPTVLSYSEFRPIGDVERSTNRFEVVSEFTPSGDQPTAIAELSERLARGERDVVLLGATGTGKSATTAWLIEKVQRPTLVMAPNKTLAAQLANELREMLPNNAVEYFVSYYDYYQPEAYIAQTDTFIEKDSSINDDVERLRHSATSSLLSRRDVVVVSSVSCIYGLGTPQSYLDRSVSLEVGQEVDRDQLLRLLVDVQYERNDVSMTRGTFRAKGDTVDIIPTYEELAVRIEFFGDEVDALYYIHPLTGDVVRRVDEVRIFPATHYVAGPERMAKAIASIEEELEVRLAELESQGKLLEAQRLRMRTSYDIEMMQQVGFCSGIENYSRHIDGRPAGSSPATLIDYFPEDFLTVIDESHVTVPQIGAMYEGDASRKRNLVDFGFRLPSALDNRPLTWEEFSDRVGQTVYLSATPGPYELGRSGGEFVEQVIRPTGLVDPKIVVKPTKGQIDDLIGEIRARAERDERVLVTTLTKKMSEDLTDYLLELGVRVRYLHSEIDTLQRVELLRDLRRGEYDVLVGINLLREGLDLPEVSLVAILDADKEGFLRSSTSLIQTIGRAARNVSGEVHMYADTITDSMRYAMEETERRREKQIAYNTEHGIDPQPLRKKIADILDRVGDERGDAADGADRPELLGARAVGDAARPRKELEKLIEEMTEQMMSAATDLRFELAGRLRDEIAELRKELKGMREAGID, encoded by the coding sequence ATGGCATTCGCGACCGAGATCCCCGACGACGGGATCCCCGCCGACCCGACCGTCCTCTCGTACTCGGAATTCCGACCGATCGGCGACGTCGAACGCAGCACCAACCGCTTCGAGGTGGTCAGCGAGTTCACGCCGTCCGGCGACCAGCCGACGGCGATCGCCGAACTGAGCGAGCGGCTCGCGCGGGGGGAGCGCGACGTCGTGCTGCTCGGTGCGACTGGCACCGGTAAGTCCGCGACCACGGCGTGGCTCATCGAGAAGGTGCAGCGTCCCACGCTGGTGATGGCGCCCAACAAGACGCTCGCGGCCCAGCTGGCGAACGAACTGCGCGAGATGCTGCCCAACAACGCCGTCGAGTACTTCGTGTCGTACTACGACTACTACCAACCCGAGGCGTACATCGCGCAGACGGACACCTTCATCGAGAAGGACTCGTCGATCAACGACGACGTCGAGCGGCTGCGGCACTCCGCGACGTCGTCGCTGCTGTCGCGGCGGGACGTGGTGGTGGTCAGCTCCGTCTCGTGCATCTACGGCCTCGGCACCCCCCAGTCGTACCTCGACCGATCCGTGTCCCTGGAGGTCGGGCAGGAGGTCGACCGCGACCAGCTGCTCCGCCTGCTGGTGGACGTCCAGTACGAGCGCAACGACGTGTCGATGACCCGGGGCACCTTCCGCGCCAAGGGCGACACGGTCGACATCATCCCCACCTACGAGGAGCTCGCGGTCCGCATCGAGTTCTTCGGTGACGAGGTCGACGCGCTGTATTACATCCACCCGCTGACCGGGGACGTGGTCCGCCGGGTCGACGAGGTACGCATCTTCCCGGCCACCCACTACGTGGCGGGGCCGGAGCGCATGGCCAAGGCGATCGCGTCGATCGAGGAGGAGCTGGAGGTCCGGCTCGCCGAGCTGGAGAGCCAGGGCAAGCTGCTCGAGGCCCAGCGACTGCGCATGCGGACGTCCTACGACATCGAGATGATGCAGCAGGTGGGGTTCTGCTCGGGCATCGAGAACTACTCCCGTCACATCGACGGTCGGCCCGCGGGCAGTTCGCCGGCGACCCTCATCGACTACTTCCCCGAGGACTTCCTCACGGTCATCGACGAGTCCCATGTGACGGTCCCGCAGATCGGCGCGATGTACGAGGGCGACGCCTCCCGGAAGCGCAACCTCGTCGACTTCGGCTTCCGCCTGCCGTCCGCCCTCGACAACCGGCCGCTGACGTGGGAGGAGTTCTCCGACCGGGTGGGGCAGACCGTGTACCTGTCCGCGACGCCGGGCCCGTACGAGTTGGGGCGTTCGGGCGGTGAGTTCGTCGAGCAGGTGATCCGGCCGACCGGCCTGGTCGACCCGAAGATCGTCGTCAAGCCCACCAAGGGTCAGATCGACGACCTCATCGGGGAGATCCGCGCGCGGGCCGAGCGCGACGAGCGCGTGCTTGTCACCACGCTGACCAAGAAGATGTCCGAGGACCTCACGGACTACCTGCTCGAGCTCGGCGTGCGGGTGCGGTACCTGCACTCGGAGATCGACACACTGCAGCGCGTCGAACTCCTGCGGGACCTGCGTCGCGGTGAGTACGACGTGCTGGTGGGCATCAACCTCCTGCGAGAGGGCCTCGACCTGCCCGAGGTGTCCCTGGTGGCGATCCTCGACGCGGACAAGGAGGGGTTCCTCCGGTCGAGCACCTCGCTCATCCAGACGATCGGCCGTGCCGCGCGAAACGTCTCCGGCGAGGTCCACATGTACGCCGACACCATCACCGACTCGATGCGGTACGCGATGGAGGAGACCGAGCGGCGCCGCGAGAAGCAGATCGCCTACAACACCGAGCACGGCATCGACCCGCAGCCACTGCGCAAGAAGATCGCCGACATCCTCGACCGGGTCGGGGACGAGCGCGGTGACGCCGCCGACGGCGCGGACCGTCCGGAACTGCTCGGTGCGCGTGCGGTCGGGGACGCCGCCCGGCCGCGCAAGGAGCTCGAGAAGCTCATCGAGGAGATGACCGAGCAGATGATGTCCGCCGCCACGGACCTGAGGTTCGAGCTGGCGGGCCGGCTCCGCGACGAGATCGCCGAGCTGCGCAAAGAGCTCAAGGGTATGCGCGAGGCCGGCATCGACTGA
- a CDS encoding universal stress protein, whose product MSAYTKVVVGTDGSESSYRAVDRAARLAADAAATLVIACAYVPADPRSVSQAADQLGDDAYQIRGDNPAEDIVRGARERALAAGATQLEARTVRGAPVESLIKLADEVGADLLVVGNKGLNSLTGRLLGSVPADAARRATCDVLIVHTT is encoded by the coding sequence ATGAGCGCCTACACCAAGGTGGTGGTGGGAACCGACGGCTCCGAGTCGTCGTACCGCGCCGTCGATCGCGCCGCCCGACTGGCCGCCGACGCCGCGGCGACGCTCGTGATCGCCTGCGCGTACGTGCCCGCCGACCCGCGGTCGGTCAGCCAGGCCGCCGATCAGCTGGGCGACGACGCCTACCAGATCCGCGGCGACAATCCAGCCGAGGACATCGTCCGCGGCGCCCGCGAGCGCGCTCTCGCCGCCGGGGCCACGCAGCTCGAGGCGCGTACGGTCCGTGGGGCGCCGGTGGAGTCGCTGATCAAGCTGGCCGACGAGGTGGGCGCCGATCTACTCGTGGTGGGCAACAAGGGGCTGAACTCGCTGACCGGGCGGCTGCTCGGATCGGTGCCCGCCGACGCGGCCCGCCGGGCCACCTGCGACGTGCTCATCGTCCACACCACCTAG
- a CDS encoding DUF732 domain-containing protein translates to MRLVRARVLAAAALLAATAAAAACGDGADGSDGDGITTAAAPETVASDTSGGARPGTGGPLRTEEERAFLADLAGLGLPTEMTAETTLEVGLGICRGIDDGADTEMILDRIRPLTSAIASQNDEWDTAGVGRALIDASRTRLCD, encoded by the coding sequence ATGAGGCTCGTCCGTGCACGGGTGCTGGCCGCGGCGGCGCTCCTCGCGGCGACCGCCGCGGCGGCGGCGTGTGGCGACGGAGCGGACGGATCCGACGGCGACGGGATCACCACGGCGGCCGCGCCGGAGACCGTCGCGTCGGACACCTCGGGCGGCGCCCGGCCCGGGACGGGTGGGCCGCTGCGCACCGAGGAGGAGCGGGCCTTCCTCGCCGACCTGGCCGGGCTCGGGTTGCCGACCGAGATGACGGCGGAGACGACCCTGGAGGTCGGTCTCGGCATCTGCCGGGGGATCGACGACGGCGCGGACACCGAGATGATCCTCGATCGGATCCGTCCCCTCACCAGCGCGATCGCGTCCCAGAACGACGAGTGGGACACGGCCGGGGTCGGTCGTGCGCTCATCGACGCGAGCCGGACCCGCCTCTGCGACTAG
- a CDS encoding HelD family protein, which translates to MTGHDAVDEEQRHLGRLLDRLEELRADTRARLDAVLRTSGGTPQARSERESFARLYSSELAAFSAANLGLYFGRLDMGDGEVRRIGRVGLRDDDEDLTTLLLDWRADHSRPFYLATTARPEGAHRRRHLRTIGRRVIGIHDEYLTAPEDGELPEDHDDVVGESALLEALDTARSGHMTDIVATIQREQDEIIRNPHAGVLVVQGGPGTGKTAVALHRAAYLLYTHRQRLDRSGVLIVGPNARFLDYIARVLPSLGESGVVLRTLADLYPGVRATGPETLRGEEVKGSGEMVAILKAAVRARQLAPRSEVVVRVEGHDLTLAPATVRAARGRARMTRRPHNQAREAFATRIVDALTEQYVAALTDPVGRAEDDAWSPEGDGVGDLGDPARPLLDADDRAELRREVKASREVAEVVDEWWPVLRPERLLADLLSSRERIAEAAGDYVAEDQEALFRRDGAAFSVADVPLLDELAELLGEDPTADGSEADRAWAEQLRQAEEALEILTGSAVQDIEDDLDPEVLMAYDVVDAEALARRHSADSDLTVADRAGADRTWAFGHVIVDEAQELSTMAWRVIMRRSPNRWMTLVGDVAQTSSPAGIDSWHDALSPYVDDRWVLTELTVNYRTPETISAVAELLLAEIDPDASSPRPVRPGRRPVAWREPEPDAVARVVTEEIRAVPSERAVAVLVPDDGGEGDGHGHDGDGGGDHEGDDDEGTPPRYAALAEAAEEVRPGTSVLPLALAKGLEFDVVVVVDPDRVLARSPQGLQDLYVGATRATQELVLVQPGGFGPLLAGIRDRLAAGDRELSA; encoded by the coding sequence GTGACGGGACACGACGCCGTCGACGAGGAACAGCGTCACCTCGGTCGTCTCCTCGACCGCCTCGAGGAACTGCGGGCGGACACCCGTGCGCGGCTCGACGCCGTCCTGCGCACCTCCGGCGGGACGCCGCAGGCCCGGTCGGAGCGGGAGTCGTTCGCCCGCCTCTACTCGTCGGAACTCGCGGCCTTCAGCGCGGCGAACCTGGGCCTGTACTTCGGCCGCCTGGACATGGGGGACGGGGAGGTCCGGCGGATCGGCCGCGTGGGGCTGCGGGACGACGACGAGGACCTCACCACGCTGCTGCTGGACTGGCGCGCCGACCACAGCCGCCCCTTCTACCTGGCCACGACCGCCCGACCGGAGGGCGCGCACCGCCGTCGTCACCTGCGCACGATCGGCCGTCGGGTGATCGGGATCCACGACGAGTACCTCACTGCGCCGGAGGACGGCGAGCTGCCGGAGGACCACGACGACGTGGTGGGGGAATCGGCCCTCCTGGAGGCACTCGACACCGCGCGGTCCGGGCACATGACGGACATCGTGGCGACCATCCAGCGCGAGCAGGATGAGATCATCCGCAATCCCCACGCGGGCGTGTTGGTCGTCCAGGGCGGGCCGGGCACGGGCAAGACCGCGGTGGCCCTGCACCGCGCGGCCTATCTGCTCTACACCCACCGTCAGCGGCTGGACCGCAGCGGCGTGCTCATCGTGGGCCCCAACGCGCGGTTCCTCGACTACATCGCCCGGGTGCTGCCGTCGCTCGGCGAGTCGGGGGTGGTGCTACGCACCCTCGCCGATCTCTACCCGGGCGTGCGGGCGACCGGCCCCGAGACACTGCGCGGTGAGGAGGTCAAGGGGTCGGGCGAGATGGTCGCCATCCTCAAGGCCGCCGTGCGGGCGCGTCAGCTCGCGCCGCGATCCGAGGTGGTGGTGCGCGTGGAGGGCCACGACCTCACGCTCGCCCCGGCCACGGTGCGGGCGGCGCGGGGGCGGGCGCGGATGACCCGGCGCCCCCACAACCAGGCGCGGGAGGCGTTCGCGACGCGGATCGTCGACGCGCTCACCGAGCAGTACGTGGCCGCCCTGACCGATCCGGTGGGGCGCGCGGAGGACGACGCGTGGTCGCCGGAGGGCGACGGCGTCGGGGATCTCGGGGATCCGGCCCGGCCGCTGTTGGACGCGGACGACCGCGCGGAGCTCCGGCGCGAGGTGAAGGCCTCCCGGGAGGTCGCGGAGGTCGTCGACGAATGGTGGCCCGTCCTGCGGCCGGAGCGGCTGCTGGCCGATCTGCTCTCGAGCCGCGAGCGGATCGCCGAGGCGGCGGGTGACTACGTCGCGGAGGACCAGGAGGCGCTCTTCCGCCGGGACGGCGCCGCGTTCTCGGTAGCGGACGTGCCGCTGCTCGACGAGCTCGCGGAGCTGCTCGGGGAGGATCCGACGGCGGACGGCAGCGAGGCCGACCGCGCCTGGGCGGAGCAGCTGCGCCAGGCGGAGGAGGCGCTGGAGATCCTCACCGGCTCGGCGGTCCAGGACATCGAGGACGATCTCGATCCCGAGGTGCTCATGGCGTACGACGTGGTCGACGCCGAGGCGCTGGCCCGCCGCCACAGCGCCGATTCGGACCTCACGGTCGCGGACCGTGCGGGGGCCGATCGGACGTGGGCGTTCGGGCACGTGATCGTCGATGAGGCCCAGGAGTTGTCCACCATGGCGTGGCGGGTCATCATGCGCCGCTCCCCCAACCGGTGGATGACCCTCGTCGGGGACGTGGCGCAGACGTCGAGCCCGGCCGGTATCGACTCGTGGCACGACGCGCTGTCGCCGTACGTCGACGACCGGTGGGTGCTCACCGAGCTGACCGTGAACTACCGGACGCCCGAGACGATCTCCGCGGTGGCGGAGCTGCTGCTGGCGGAGATCGATCCCGACGCGTCCTCCCCGCGCCCGGTGCGCCCGGGGCGGCGTCCGGTGGCGTGGCGGGAACCGGAGCCCGACGCGGTCGCGCGGGTCGTGACGGAGGAGATCCGCGCTGTTCCGTCGGAGCGCGCGGTGGCCGTCCTGGTCCCGGACGACGGCGGGGAGGGTGACGGGCACGGCCACGACGGCGACGGTGGCGGCGACCACGAGGGTGACGACGACGAGGGCACCCCGCCGCGGTACGCCGCCCTGGCCGAGGCCGCGGAAGAGGTCCGGCCGGGGACCTCGGTGCTGCCGTTGGCACTGGCCAAGGGGCTGGAGTTCGACGTGGTCGTGGTGGTGGATCCGGATCGTGTGCTCGCACGCTCACCACAGGGCCTGCAGGACCTCTACGTCGGCGCCACCCGCGCCACCCAGGAGCTCGTCCTGGTCCAGCCGGGGGGCTTCGGCCCGCTGCTCGCGGGGATCCGGGACCGCCTGGCCGCCGGAGACCGGGAGCTCAGCGCATGA
- a CDS encoding DoxX family protein, with amino-acid sequence MIRRLARPMLATVFVIDGVETLRNPQAHVADAAPLVDKTAPLVEKGEQAVNEKVTTSVPPVPKDTETLVKALAGVKIGAGALFALGKAPRLSALALTAAHVPSAVSRHAFWMESDPAARSRKTTGLATDVALLGALLLASVDTAGQPGVAWRARKAGDTVAARLPGAKAETAAAGAALAGVAHNVADHARDAADTIRDKAPEVAETVREKAPEVADQVREQATGVAGVVREKAPEVAGRLRGRAAAARDQAAQVRDAAVPVAAQVRDQAGAVAHAAAEEARPLAAEVRGRADAAARVASDQADDVRKAAEARKKAAEKKAGKKSARLGKDARKTSKRFGKDAKKKTAKLEKDAGKAALVARKKTDEVRAKAADAIHP; translated from the coding sequence ATGATTCGACGACTCGCACGACCCATGCTCGCCACGGTGTTCGTCATCGACGGCGTTGAGACGCTTCGCAATCCGCAGGCCCACGTCGCCGATGCCGCGCCGCTCGTCGACAAGACGGCACCGCTGGTGGAGAAGGGTGAGCAGGCCGTCAACGAGAAGGTGACTACGTCGGTGCCGCCGGTGCCCAAGGACACCGAGACGCTCGTCAAGGCGCTCGCCGGGGTGAAGATCGGCGCGGGCGCGCTGTTCGCGCTGGGCAAGGCCCCCCGCCTGTCGGCGCTGGCGCTCACCGCCGCCCACGTCCCCTCGGCGGTCAGCCGACACGCGTTCTGGATGGAGTCCGACCCGGCCGCGCGCAGCCGAAAGACCACGGGGCTGGCCACGGACGTCGCACTCCTCGGTGCGCTCCTGCTCGCCTCCGTCGACACCGCCGGTCAGCCCGGCGTGGCGTGGCGCGCCCGCAAGGCCGGCGACACGGTCGCCGCCAGGCTGCCCGGGGCGAAGGCCGAGACCGCTGCGGCCGGCGCGGCGCTCGCCGGCGTCGCCCACAACGTCGCGGACCATGCCCGGGATGCCGCCGACACGATCCGGGACAAGGCCCCGGAGGTGGCCGAGACGGTGCGTGAGAAGGCTCCGGAGGTCGCCGACCAGGTCCGTGAGCAGGCGACCGGCGTCGCCGGGGTCGTCCGCGAGAAGGCTCCCGAGGTCGCCGGCCGACTGCGTGGCCGCGCCGCCGCCGCGCGCGATCAGGCCGCGCAGGTCCGCGACGCGGCCGTGCCGGTCGCCGCGCAGGTGCGCGACCAGGCGGGTGCGGTGGCCCACGCGGCCGCCGAGGAGGCCCGCCCGCTCGCCGCCGAGGTGCGGGGTCGAGCCGACGCCGCCGCCCGCGTCGCGTCCGACCAGGCCGACGACGTCCGTAAGGCCGCGGAGGCCCGGAAGAAGGCCGCGGAGAAGAAGGCCGGGAAGAAGTCCGCGCGTCTGGGCAAGGACGCCAGGAAGACGTCCAAGCGGTTCGGCAAGGACGCCAAGAAGAAGACCGCCAAGCTCGAGAAGGACGCCGGCAAGGCGGCCCTGGTGGCCAGGAAGAAGACCGACGAGGTCCGCGCGAAGGCCGCCGACGCCATCCATCCCTGA
- a CDS encoding MBL fold metallo-hydrolase: MSNPTESLPDRITLTEGYSGRLSGRLTGERWTVGPARLSKISVGEMDNNVYVIESTDTGAVLLVDAANDAPQLVEHLRDRAPGVKEVLTTHLHTDHWIGLAETVEALGLTTIASPGDAGGIDVPTDRHVFHGDELEVGDLRLEVIGLRGHTPDGVALLLRTDAGTHLFSGDSLFPGGPGKTGSPEDFTTLMDDLESRVFDVLDDDVVVHPGHGDDTTIGAERPHLAEWRDRGW, from the coding sequence ATGTCGAATCCCACCGAGTCCCTACCCGACCGCATCACCCTCACCGAGGGTTACTCCGGCCGCCTCTCCGGGCGCCTGACCGGCGAGCGCTGGACCGTGGGTCCCGCGCGGCTGAGCAAGATCTCCGTCGGCGAGATGGACAACAACGTCTACGTCATCGAGTCGACCGACACCGGCGCGGTACTGCTCGTCGACGCCGCCAACGACGCACCGCAGCTCGTCGAGCACCTGCGCGACCGGGCCCCCGGCGTCAAGGAGGTGCTGACCACCCACCTGCACACCGACCACTGGATCGGCCTCGCGGAGACGGTCGAGGCGCTCGGCCTGACCACCATCGCCTCCCCCGGTGACGCAGGGGGCATCGACGTCCCCACGGATCGTCACGTTTTCCACGGGGACGAGCTCGAGGTGGGCGACCTCCGGCTGGAGGTGATCGGCCTGCGGGGTCACACCCCCGACGGCGTCGCGCTGCTCCTGCGGACCGACGCGGGAACCCACCTCTTCTCGGGCGATTCGTTGTTCCCCGGCGGCCCCGGCAAGACCGGGTCCCCCGAGGACTTCACCACCCTGATGGACGACCTGGAGTCCCGGGTCTTCGACGTCCTCGACGACGACGTGGTGGTCCACCCCGGGCACGGCGACGACACGACGATCGGCGCCGAGCGTCCGCACCTGGCCGAGTGGCGCGACCGCGGGTGGTGA